Genomic DNA from Nitrososphaera sp.:
TTTTCTAGCTGAAATTGGGCCTCGTGATAGCAGACGACCCCCTTGACCTGGCGTCAGGCAGAATCGGACAAGGCGTAAAGAACCTCAAAGAGGGCCTAGACCCCGAGGTTCTTGCTTACTGGTTTAGGCGAATAGAGGACAGGTCAATAGAACTTGTTCCGGACCACCTCAAGGATAAGGTTCACTTTGAGCAGGACAGGATACTTTGGATGAAGTTCAAAATGAATGTGTCAAAGCGCGCGGTTCCCTATGTCATGCAGGTAATCGAGGACTATATTCCAATGATGCCGTATTCGACCGGCCTGTACTTTCGAAAAATTCAGGAAATACTCACAGATGAACTGAACAAAGACCTGCGTTAGCCGGATATGCCGTCGGCAGACGCCGGCCGGGCGACAAGCTCGATCAAGGCCCTCCGGCCAAAACAGCTGCTGGACGAGACAGCATATTTACCGCCGGCAACGGCCTGGATGAGCTTTTGCAACTTTACCGCGTCCTCCTCGCTCGCCAGGACCACCGAGTGCGATGAGCCGTCCCGTAGTTTGAGAATAATCTCACTTCCCAATAGCGTGCTCAACCCCGCGATAAATGTCGAGCCGTCTTTTTGGACCGCTGTCATGCCTGCTAGTTTTTCCGCCTCGTAGTCGTCCTCGCACTCGATTGAAAATATCATCGGAACCATTCAGGCCTCAAACGGTTTGTCGTCGAACATGAATTTCGTCACCAGGTCTTTGGCGCGCTCGCGCCTCTTTTTGAAGGCCGCGATAAAAGGTTTGGCACCCTTGGAAAGATCCGATTTGCACTCGCCACACAGGAGGCCCCCGCTCTTGCATTTGAGCATCCGCTCGTCCGACTGCCTTTCGTTGTCAAAGAAATATCGCAGGTACCAAAAGACGGGGCAACCGAGCGCATTTGCGCCCAGCTCCCTCTGGAGCGCCACAGTAGGCTGGCCACCAGTAAGCGCAGTGGATACCTTTTTGTCAATGACCTCCGGATCGTCGGTCGTAAATACGGCAGTTTCCGGTTTTGAAGACGACATCTTGCCACCGATGCCGAGAGCAGGCAGGAACTTGCTGTGGATTTGCGCGGGCTTGTAGTACCCCAGCCGGTCCGCGACATCGCGGGTCATGCGCCAGTACGGATCCTGGTCGATTGCGGCGGGAATCAAGACTGGCACCTTTTTGCTTTCAAGTACTGATGGAAGAAAGCATGGCGCAGCCTGGACCGGCGGGAAGCCTATCATCCCAATGTTTGTAGAGTTTGTAAATCCAAACACGGACTTGGCAGTGGAAAAAGTGATTTTCTTGGCAATTTCCGTTGCGAGGGGGTAGAGGCTTGCGATATGCTTTGTGTCAATTATTATTTTGGTCTTCTCATGGTCAAAACCGGTCGCAATTACGTCCAAGATATTTTCATATGTATACCGCCTTATCTCCTCGCGAGTCCTGTCGGCTCCGTAAAGATACTTTTCATCGTCCGTGAACTGAAACAGGAGTTTTGAGCCGAACTTGTCCTGTAGATACTTTGTGAAAATCCAAGGCAGAATGTGACCCATGTGCACGGGCCCGGAAGGCCCTCTGCCGGTATAGAGGTAGAAATCCTCGCCCTTCTCGGACCTGTCCAGTATCCAGTCAAAATCACGGTGTGAAAAAAAATAAGACATCTTGAGCATCGGATGAATTTCACCGGTCATGTGTCGAACCTTGGCGAGAATTTCGGAAGTAATTGGCTGTGTGCCGAATTTTTCCACCAGGCGCGTGTAATCGACCTGTCCCTCGACCTCCCAGGGAGTGACGACGAAATCACCTGGCTCGCCGCCGGCTCGCTCGCCGTTTTCATCTTTTTCCAATGGTTTCTCAGCTTTCTGTTAAACGTTTAAAAAGTATTCTTTTGCAAGCAAGTTTTATGAGTGATTTTTCAAATGATCATACTTCCAAATCTCTGTCCATTTCCGATCTTCATCCGATTGAAAAAGACATCCTCCGCCATCTTGCCTCCGCTGAAATGGCCTCTGCAGAATCACTCGCTGCCAGTACCGGCAGAGTCATAGACCAGATTAGACGCGGCATAGAATGGCTGCGGCTCAAAAATCTTGTCTCTGTCTCTGAGGTAGTACAATCGGAACTCGTCTTGGGAGAACTGGGCGCCATAGCCTCTGAAAAGGGGCTGCCTGAGCGCAGGCTGGTATACGCCGTAAAAGCAGGGGCGAGAACAATCGGCGAAGCAATAGCTAGAGGGTTTCTTGAAAAGGAAGAAGCCAATGCTGCCGTGGCAGCTGCCAAGCGCTCCGGCTGGGTCAAGTTCGATCAGGGCACGCTCGTCTGTGTGGACACTGCCGTGGCAGAATTGTCGGCCGAGGAGCGCGCGATTGAAACCCTGAGAAATCGCTCGCCCCTGAATGAAGCGCAGCTGTCAGAGCAAGAAAAGAAAGGCGTAGACCTGCTTAGAGTCAGACCCAAATACATCGTCCTGGTTGAAAGAAAGAATGCGCAAATAACTCTCACAGAGACAGGCAGGCAGGCAGCTTCGCAGGTGAGCCTTTCTAAAGGAGGCTCTGACGAGCATCAAGTCCGAAAGCTGACGCCTGAGTTAATTGCGACAGGCAAGTGGAAGGAGGTATCGGTAAGCCCGATTGATGTCGAGGCTCCCGCTCCCGAAGCCTACCCGGGCAGAGTTCATCCGCTGACCCTGATTATAGACGAGATAAAGGAAATATTTGTCGGTCTTGGCTTTGCGGAAATAGACGGAGACTTTGTACAGTCAGCCTTCTGGAATTTCGACGCCCTCTACACTCCCCAGGACCACCCGGCTAGGGAAATGCAGGACACGTTCTATCTATCGCTGCCAGGCCGGTCAATCCCAGCAAGCGCTGATCAGATTTCAAAGATTTCAAAGGTTCATGAGAAGGGATGGGGCCCCAGGTGGAGCAGGGAGGAAGCCGAGCGTCTTGTCCTGCGCACGCATACGACCCCTGTCACCCTTCAGACATTGGCGCAGGCGAAACCAGAAAGTGCCCGGTATTTTTCGGTCGGCAGAGTCTTTAGGAATGAAAAGGTGTCCTACAAGCATCTTGCCGAATTTCACCAAGTAGAGGGTGTAGCCACATACGAGGGCGCGACCCTGCGCGACCTTGTAGGGCTGCAGACTGAATTTTACAAAAAGATGGGCATCAGCAAGATCAAGTTTTGGCCGACGTTCTTTCCCTACACAGAGCCTTCGCTTCAGAGCATGGTCTATAACGATTCGCTCGGCAAATGGGTCGAGCTGTTTGGTATGGGGATCTTTCGGCCCGAGGTCACACGGCCGCTTGGCATAAAAAATCCGGTCTTGGCTTGGGGCGGAGGGTTAGAACGCATTGCGATGCTGCGCTTCGGGCTCAATGATGTGCGCGATTTGTACAGTAGCAGGCTTTCTTGGCTGAGGCATGTTCCCGAATGCCAGTTGTAAACCTGACAAAGAGCCGGCTGGAAGAACAGCTGCCGGAAATCCCCCTTGATAGACTGTTAGAGGCTCTGCCATTTATCGGTCTGGACATCGAAGGCGAAGACGAAACTGCAATCAGGGTGGAATACAACCCGAACAGGCCGGATTACTCTTCCCAGTACGGTATCGTGCGCGCGCTCAAGGGACTGCTTGAGATCGAGATTGGTATGCCAAAACTGGCAATATCCGGTTCAAGCGGAGTTTCAATAAAGGTCGAACCGGCTGCAGCTGCTCTTCGGCCCTTTGTCGTCGCGCTCGCGGCTACCGGAGGAAGACTTGACGACGACGACATCAGGCAACTGGTCGCCATGCAGGAGGACCTGCACAACGGCCTAGGTCGTAAAAGAAGAAAGGCTTCAATCGGGGTTCACAACATGGACCGAATTAGGCCGCCATTGTTGTACAAGGCGGTTGACAGCGGATTTTCTTTTGTGCCTCTTGGAGAAACCAAGAAAATGAGCATGCTCGAGGTCCTGGAAAAGACCGACACCGGCATTACGTATGCGCCGCTCGCGTCGGATTGGAAAGAGCGCGGCTCGTTTCCTATCATTTGTGATTCCAGAGGCACGGTTTTGTCCTTCCCTCCAATCATAAACGGCGCAGATACCCAGGTAGACGTTACCTGCCGCAACCTGCTAGTCGAGGTCACGGCAACAAGCAGGGTAACAGCCCTTGATATTCTCGCGGTAATAGGCATGAACCTTTCGGATGCAGGGTTTAAGATAAGAAGCGTCAAGGTCATCGAAAGATCAAAGGCTGAGATCACTCCCGAATTTCGGGCAAAGAAAATTTTTACGACTCCCACCTTTCTGAATCAAATAGTCGGCACTTCCTTATCGCCGCGGCAGGTTTTGCACTGCTTGAAGAAGTGTAGACTCGGTGCGTCTTTGAGCGGGAAGCGAATCGTCTGCACCATCCCGAGGTACCGTACCGACATCCAGTCAGAAATCGACCTTGCGGAAGAGCTTTCAATAGGATACGGTATACAAAACCTGCTCCCTTCTCTGCCATCGGTTTTTTCGGCTGGCAGCAGGAGCCTTCAGTCAATGCGTTTTGACGCGATCAGGTCTGCATTGGTAGGCCTGGGAATGATAGAGAACTTGAGTTTCTCGCTTACAGGACAGGGCTCTGGCGACGGCCCGGTCTCAGATACGCAGCAAGCCGGCGCAAGGATCTCGGTGGATTCTTCAAAAAGCGCCGAGCATGTGCTTTTGCGAAGCTCGCTAGTTCCCTCCCTGCTTCAGGCGCTCTCGAGAAACGTGCACGAACACTATCCGCAGAGGCTGTTTGAAATAGGAAGGGTGTTTACACTGTCAGAGTCAAACGCAGTGTCCGAGAAATGGATGGTAGCAGCAGCCATCTGCCATCCCGACGCTGACTTTGTCGAGGCTTTATCATCGGCGCGGGCGGTGCTCGAATTGTCTCTGGGATTGAACGGCCTTGTTACTCGCCGATTGCAGGACGGGGCGGGCAACATGGAAACCCTCCCTTCGCAGTCGAGTCTCTACATAAATGGCCGCCACGCAGAGCTGGTCGTTGGCGGCAAAAATTCGGGTCATGTAGGCGAAATAGCCCCTGCAGTCCTGGAGGCTCTTCGGCTTCGAATGCCGGCGTCCGTCTTTGAACTTGACCTCTCAGCCGTACAGGAAAAGACAAATACCTAGAAGGGGCATCTTTGTGTGAACCCCGTCAAAGAGCATGTTGAGGGCAATCAAATTGATGGCTAACCTGTGAAAGCATGTGGGTCAGAGGCGGGGCACATTAATTTTTATTACGACCAGGCGCGCCTCAACTAGATGGCACTCCCAGAACCGGCAAAGAGCGAGCCCAAGAAGCCGCTGGCTGTGGCGCTACTATCTGGTGGGCTGGACAGCAGCCTTGCCGTTCGAATGATGTTGGAACAGGGCATTGATGTCGAAGCCGTTGCCATCAAGACGCCTTTTTGTGACTTTGACTGTGGCAAGGGATGCGGCCACCGCGTAAAAGAGGTAGCAGACGAGCTGGGAATCAAGCTCAAGACGGTTTACTTTGGCGAAGAATACCTGAGGATGTTAAAGAAACCAAAACATGGCTATGGGTCAGGGATGAACCCTTGCATTGACTGCAGGGCAATGATGTACCGGGCAGCCAAAGATCACATGGATAATATCGGCGCCGACTTTGTGATCACCGGCGAGGTTTTGTTTCAGCGCCCCATGAGCCAGAACAACAGGGCCCTTCATATCATAGAGGATGAAACAGGCATGGCAGGAAAGGTACTCAGGCCACTATCTGCCAAGCACCTTCCTCCTACCGAAGCAGAGAAAATCGGCCTAGTCAACCGCCAGTCGCTTGGCGACATCAAGGGAAGGTCGCGCAAGGGCCAGCTGCAATTGGCGAAAGAGTTTGGCATTGAAGACCCACCCAATGCAGCTGGGGGTTGCCTCCTGACAGACCCAGCTTTTTCCAAGAGGGTCGAAGACGCGATAGATCACGCAGAGGATATTCCGTCACTAAATGACATTGAGCTGCTAAAGGTCGGCAGGCATTTCCGGCTAGACGAAAGGTCAAAGCTGATAATCGGAAGGAACAAGGACGAAAACGAGATAATTTCGTCGCTCTCGGCCCCTTCCGATATCGTGATTGAAGCACGCGACTACGTCGGGCCCACTTGCCTGCTGAGGTCAAGCTTCCCAGTTCAGGAAACAGTAGAGCTTGCCGCGGGCATCGCGCTGAGGTATTCGGACGCCCCCAAGGAAAGCCAATCGTTTGTACGAGTATCGACTGGCGGCTCAACTTCTGAAATCCAGTGCTCCCCTGCAATTGACGACGGGTTTCAGGAACTCCGCATCTAAGCGGGCCGTCGCGCCGACATGCTAGTTCGCCCTTGGTAAGAAATCCTAGACTTTGAGGTAAACCGGAGCTGACCAGCATGACTATTGAGATGTAGGATCACCTTTCACCTCACCCAAGCTGAAGCAGAAGGAATCAGATGCAGACCCAAAAAACACCTGTTTACTTGAAGGCAATTACGCTTCGCGACGCGAGCGACGTGGCTGCCGTCAAAGACGACATTAAGAAGCACATGATACTGATCCTCAGGGTCACTCCTCTGGCACAGAAGGACGTCGAGGAGCTTCGGAAAGTAGTCGAAGACCTGTATTCCTATGCGCAATCTGTCGGAGGCGACATCGCGCGTCTGGGCGAAGAGAGGGTCGTGATTACGCCGCCGGGCGTCAAAATCTGGCGAGGCGCATACGACCTAAAGTAGCTTGACGGCCTCTTGGACAAGAGGATGCTGCGTTTGTATCTTTAGGCTTTTGCTTATGGAGCTTGCAAGGTTTTGTGCCTTTGGCTTTTCGCCGTGGTTGACAAGCACCCTTCGGAGCTTTGGTCTCAGCCTGGCGACATAGGCCATGAGCTGGTTGTAGTCGCTATGGCTATCAAGCCCATGCAGTCTTTCTATCCTACACCTGAGCTCGACCTGCTGGCCGGCATGTTCGGATGACTCTTGAGGGAATGACAAGCTTTTTGCCCGGCCTTCCAGAATTGCCCTCCCTAGAGTGTCAAGCGGTTGGTAGGATACGAATAACAACATATTTTTCGGGTCGCCTGCGATTTGGCGCAGATATTCAAGTGAATTGCTTCCTGAAAGAAAAGCAGAGGAGGATATCACGACCGTCGGCTTTTTCAGGCTGACGACGGTATCAGAGCGTACGAAGTTATCGCTGAACCCAAATTGCGTGGATTCGGACCTGAGTATTCGACTTCGCAGGTCTCTGTCAAGGTATTCCGGAAACGCCTCGTAAAGCGACGAGGCCTTGGCTATCAAGCCGTCGACAACGACGTCGACCTGAGGGGAAACCTTGCCTGACTGGATCAAAGAGTCAAGCAGAAGGACAAGTTCCTGTGATACACCGGCGACCGGTGCAGGGACAAGGATGTTCCCCCCTGCGCCCGCAACAGAGTTGATAAACTGCGCGAACAAGGCTTCTGCCCTTTCACGGGGCTCAAATACATCGTCTCGGCCGCCATACGTGCTTTCTATTATCAGGGTTTCAACGCGTGCAAAATTCCAGGAGGCGTTCTCGAGTGCAATGGTCTTGCCGAACTTCAGGTCTCCGGTATAGACCAGATTGTGATCCCCGTTTCCGATGTGAAGGTGTACTGACGAGGATCCGATAATGTGTCCCGTGTTAGAAAGCACCAGACGGACGTCAGGCGAGATGTCCGTCACCGTACCGTAAGTCAGGGTGATTGTCCGAATGACCTCTTCGGCAATGTCTGTAGCAGAATAAAGTGCGTTTGAGCCTTTGCGCTCGACATAATCATGCTGGAGAAGATACATCAATCCAAGCGTAGGGTCTGTGCAATAGACAGGTCCACGATAGCCGTATTTGAAAAGAGCAGGCAGAAATCCTGCGTGGTCCATATGGGCGTGTGTAAGCACGACTCCATCGATTTGCTCCATGAGCAGGCCCGAAACGTCGAATCGAGGCAGAGCGCTCAACGAGTCGTGTGCTGCGGTGTTGATTCCACAGTCAAGAAGAATCTTGCTCTCTGACGTCAGGAGCAGGATGCACGATCTCCCGACTTCTGCAAACCCGCCCAGCGCGACGACGCTGGCCTCTGCTTCGTTTGTCAATCTTTCGCGAAAGATCTTTTCGCCCACATCGCGATAAAACCGCATGCGCTCTGGCGCATGGGCTGTTAGCAAATCATAAACCGTGCGTAGGACAGAGGTGTCCACCGGCGCTCGTTTGATTTTTACCCTCCATCCCGTCTTTTCCAATAGCTCTATGCTGTCATAGTCGTCCCCTGCCTGAGCTACCAGCCACGGTTTCTTTACGAATGCGATTGCCTCGCCGGTCACAGAATCAAAGAATGTCTCAACAAGCCCGACTTCGGACGAAAGTGATTTTGAAATGATTGACGCACACTCCTTTTCGGAGCTTCGAATGGATTCGTCTGTCCTGACAACTATCCTCTTTTTTATCGCGTTTACAATGTTGGAAACCAGCTGGTGGTTCTGGACCAAGTACGAAGGGTTTCTGGTGTACAGTGCTATTCGAGGACCTTCGTATTCAATTTTGGTAAGGCCAGCCTCCTGCGGCAGGCTCTGCAGGATAACTGCCATGAAACTCATGAATCTAATCTCCACTGTAGTGTTTCAATGTGTTTTTTTGTTTTCTGAATCAATGCATATTCCCGTGTGGAGCGGCCTTTGTGATACGCTCAGCTGGGCCCGTGTATTCTTAGCTCCTCCGGTGCCTTAATTAAGCATTTGGCTCGGGCCGACAGTCCCCAGCCTGCAATTCTGACAGCAATACTATCAAAACCTTTCAAAAGATTGATGGTCACAAGACGGGACATCGACTTTTCACTTTGTCAGGAAACGGGCCTACGGCCCGGTTAGCCGTTAGGTGACTGCACATGGACAACAGCGAAACGTCTTGTTGCTATTTCGCCCAATCCCTCTGCGCCAAAATCATCGCTATAAAGAATCCGGGCGCCATCGGCGTAACTCTTAATTCCTTTGTCTTTCCAAAGCGGAGTTAACCTATGTCGACCCAGATGCACTGTGTTTCGTGCAAATGTAATTCTGACGAGGAATGCATACAGAATGAGTGCTCGTGCTGTACGGAAATGATCCACCACCATCCGAATCACAACCATTCCGGCTTTGCCTGAACTTTCCCGGTGAATCATTCGCCGCTCGCCGGACATACGGAAGTGTGCCCGCGCTCGCTATAGGCAGCCAGAAGCCGAGAATTAAAGTGAAAGGTGCCCGCCAGTTAAGAAAAGTCAGGGTACTCTGCAAGTAGAGACTTGCTCAAGATTAATTAGTTGCCATGGCCCTTTTTGCTCCGTTGGAATCTTCGCCGGTACATCTCATGGAGCTCCCGCGCAAGATTCTGATCGGAGAC
This window encodes:
- a CDS encoding tryptophan--tRNA ligase, with protein sequence MEKDENGERAGGEPGDFVVTPWEVEGQVDYTRLVEKFGTQPITSEILAKVRHMTGEIHPMLKMSYFFSHRDFDWILDRSEKGEDFYLYTGRGPSGPVHMGHILPWIFTKYLQDKFGSKLLFQFTDDEKYLYGADRTREEIRRYTYENILDVIATGFDHEKTKIIIDTKHIASLYPLATEIAKKITFSTAKSVFGFTNSTNIGMIGFPPVQAAPCFLPSVLESKKVPVLIPAAIDQDPYWRMTRDVADRLGYYKPAQIHSKFLPALGIGGKMSSSKPETAVFTTDDPEVIDKKVSTALTGGQPTVALQRELGANALGCPVFWYLRYFFDNERQSDERMLKCKSGGLLCGECKSDLSKGAKPFIAAFKKRRERAKDLVTKFMFDDKPFEA
- a CDS encoding phenylalanine--tRNA ligase subunit alpha gives rise to the protein MSDFSNDHTSKSLSISDLHPIEKDILRHLASAEMASAESLAASTGRVIDQIRRGIEWLRLKNLVSVSEVVQSELVLGELGAIASEKGLPERRLVYAVKAGARTIGEAIARGFLEKEEANAAVAAAKRSGWVKFDQGTLVCVDTAVAELSAEERAIETLRNRSPLNEAQLSEQEKKGVDLLRVRPKYIVLVERKNAQITLTETGRQAASQVSLSKGGSDEHQVRKLTPELIATGKWKEVSVSPIDVEAPAPEAYPGRVHPLTLIIDEIKEIFVGLGFAEIDGDFVQSAFWNFDALYTPQDHPAREMQDTFYLSLPGRSIPASADQISKISKVHEKGWGPRWSREEAERLVLRTHTTPVTLQTLAQAKPESARYFSVGRVFRNEKVSYKHLAEFHQVEGVATYEGATLRDLVGLQTEFYKKMGISKIKFWPTFFPYTEPSLQSMVYNDSLGKWVELFGMGIFRPEVTRPLGIKNPVLAWGGGLERIAMLRFGLNDVRDLYSSRLSWLRHVPECQL
- the pheT gene encoding phenylalanine--tRNA ligase subunit beta, yielding MPVVNLTKSRLEEQLPEIPLDRLLEALPFIGLDIEGEDETAIRVEYNPNRPDYSSQYGIVRALKGLLEIEIGMPKLAISGSSGVSIKVEPAAAALRPFVVALAATGGRLDDDDIRQLVAMQEDLHNGLGRKRRKASIGVHNMDRIRPPLLYKAVDSGFSFVPLGETKKMSMLEVLEKTDTGITYAPLASDWKERGSFPIICDSRGTVLSFPPIINGADTQVDVTCRNLLVEVTATSRVTALDILAVIGMNLSDAGFKIRSVKVIERSKAEITPEFRAKKIFTTPTFLNQIVGTSLSPRQVLHCLKKCRLGASLSGKRIVCTIPRYRTDIQSEIDLAEELSIGYGIQNLLPSLPSVFSAGSRSLQSMRFDAIRSALVGLGMIENLSFSLTGQGSGDGPVSDTQQAGARISVDSSKSAEHVLLRSSLVPSLLQALSRNVHEHYPQRLFEIGRVFTLSESNAVSEKWMVAAAICHPDADFVEALSSARAVLELSLGLNGLVTRRLQDGAGNMETLPSQSSLYINGRHAELVVGGKNSGHVGEIAPAVLEALRLRMPASVFELDLSAVQEKTNT
- a CDS encoding asparagine synthase-related protein produces the protein MALPEPAKSEPKKPLAVALLSGGLDSSLAVRMMLEQGIDVEAVAIKTPFCDFDCGKGCGHRVKEVADELGIKLKTVYFGEEYLRMLKKPKHGYGSGMNPCIDCRAMMYRAAKDHMDNIGADFVITGEVLFQRPMSQNNRALHIIEDETGMAGKVLRPLSAKHLPPTEAEKIGLVNRQSLGDIKGRSRKGQLQLAKEFGIEDPPNAAGGCLLTDPAFSKRVEDAIDHAEDIPSLNDIELLKVGRHFRLDERSKLIIGRNKDENEIISSLSAPSDIVIEARDYVGPTCLLRSSFPVQETVELAAGIALRYSDAPKESQSFVRVSTGGSTSEIQCSPAIDDGFQELRI
- the sepF gene encoding cell division protein SepF, with the protein product MQTQKTPVYLKAITLRDASDVAAVKDDIKKHMILILRVTPLAQKDVEELRKVVEDLYSYAQSVGGDIARLGEERVVITPPGVKIWRGAYDLK
- a CDS encoding beta-CASP ribonuclease aCPSF1, giving the protein MSFMAVILQSLPQEAGLTKIEYEGPRIALYTRNPSYLVQNHQLVSNIVNAIKKRIVVRTDESIRSSEKECASIISKSLSSEVGLVETFFDSVTGEAIAFVKKPWLVAQAGDDYDSIELLEKTGWRVKIKRAPVDTSVLRTVYDLLTAHAPERMRFYRDVGEKIFRERLTNEAEASVVALGGFAEVGRSCILLLTSESKILLDCGINTAAHDSLSALPRFDVSGLLMEQIDGVVLTHAHMDHAGFLPALFKYGYRGPVYCTDPTLGLMYLLQHDYVERKGSNALYSATDIAEEVIRTITLTYGTVTDISPDVRLVLSNTGHIIGSSSVHLHIGNGDHNLVYTGDLKFGKTIALENASWNFARVETLIIESTYGGRDDVFEPRERAEALFAQFINSVAGAGGNILVPAPVAGVSQELVLLLDSLIQSGKVSPQVDVVVDGLIAKASSLYEAFPEYLDRDLRSRILRSESTQFGFSDNFVRSDTVVSLKKPTVVISSSAFLSGSNSLEYLRQIAGDPKNMLLFVSYQPLDTLGRAILEGRAKSLSFPQESSEHAGQQVELRCRIERLHGLDSHSDYNQLMAYVARLRPKLRRVLVNHGEKPKAQNLASSISKSLKIQTQHPLVQEAVKLL